A part of Rickettsia canadensis str. McKiel genomic DNA contains:
- the sppA gene encoding signal peptide peptidase SppA has protein sequence MNISSDYLIERRQIKSRLLIWKLAAIILIAIIFLLVGKDFAPKEIFPITGNEDYIASILIDEIIFEDEKRDKKLKKIIDDSHIKALIVNVNSPGGTVVGSEKIYNILRKISEKKPVVIVMGTMATSGGYLISLGGDYIISHNGTITGSIGVILQTAEITELAQKLGIKFNNFKSGELKAAPNPTEKLTQAVRIAIMENIEDTYDFFLELVSERRNLPIEEVKKLADGRVYSGRQALKLKLVDSIGSEDTALKWLQEVKKINTNLLVKDYPLKAKPKLVEMIFEDFGSITPNFFKNNLNGIKAIFQ, from the coding sequence ATGAATATATCATCTGATTATTTAATTGAAAGAAGACAAATAAAATCCCGTCTGTTAATTTGGAAGTTAGCTGCTATTATTTTGATTGCTATCATATTCTTACTAGTCGGTAAAGATTTTGCTCCAAAAGAGATTTTTCCTATTACCGGTAATGAGGATTATATAGCTTCTATATTAATAGACGAAATAATTTTTGAGGATGAAAAGCGTGACAAGAAGCTCAAAAAAATAATCGATGATTCTCATATTAAAGCGTTAATAGTTAATGTAAATTCTCCTGGCGGTACAGTAGTCGGTTCTGAAAAAATTTATAATATTCTGCGTAAAATATCTGAAAAAAAACCGGTAGTAATAGTTATGGGGACGATGGCAACAAGTGGCGGTTATTTAATCTCTCTCGGAGGTGATTATATTATTAGCCATAACGGAACTATTACAGGTTCAATCGGTGTAATATTACAAACAGCCGAGATAACGGAGCTTGCTCAAAAGTTAGGGATTAAGTTTAATAATTTTAAATCAGGTGAATTAAAAGCTGCTCCAAATCCTACCGAAAAACTGACACAAGCAGTACGCATAGCTATTATGGAAAATATTGAAGATACATATGATTTTTTCCTTGAACTTGTTTCAGAAAGACGTAATCTTCCTATAGAAGAAGTAAAAAAACTGGCAGATGGACGGGTATATTCAGGTCGTCAAGCTTTAAAGTTAAAACTTGTGGATAGCATAGGTTCAGAAGATACTGCATTAAAGTGGCTACAGGAAGTTAAGAAAATTAATACTAATTTACTAGTTAAAGATTATCCATTAAAAGCAAAACCCAAATTAGTGGAAATGATTTTTGAAGATTTTGGTAGTATCACTCCTAACTTTTTTAAAAACAATTTAAACGGAATCAAAGCAATTTTTCAATAA
- the rho gene encoding transcription termination factor Rho — protein MNTTNKKSTEELNNSESNNNHNNFAENGNIINLKQLKRKLPEELQVQAEELKIENINSLLKQELVFAILKKSVEQGGLIVGEGVLEVLPDGFGFLRSPEVNYLAGPDDIYISPSQIRRFGLRTGDTVEGQIRAPKAGERYFALLKVNRVNFEDPSKAYHRVHFDNLTPLYPDKKLGLELENNSKDTKDFSTRVIELVAPMGKGQRALIVAPPRTGKTVLLQNIAHAITTNNPEVFLIVLLIDERPEEVTDMQRSVRGEVVSSTFDEPASRHVQLAEMVIEKAKRLVEHKKDVVILVDAITRLARAYNTVVPSSGKVLTGGVDANALQRPKRFFGAARNIENGGSLTIIGTALIETGSRMDEVIFEEFKGTGNSEIVLDRKIADKRIYPAIDITRSGTRKEDLLVDKIILNKMWVLRRIIDPMGSSEAIEFLLKKLENTKTNGEFFEMMKSPERPKNGL, from the coding sequence ATGAACACAACTAACAAAAAATCTACAGAAGAACTTAATAATTCGGAATCCAATAACAATCATAATAATTTTGCAGAAAATGGTAATATTATTAATTTAAAACAATTAAAACGTAAATTACCAGAGGAACTACAAGTTCAAGCAGAGGAGTTGAAAATTGAAAATATTAATTCATTACTTAAACAAGAATTAGTTTTTGCAATTTTAAAAAAATCTGTAGAGCAGGGTGGTTTGATAGTTGGAGAAGGAGTACTTGAGGTATTACCTGACGGATTTGGTTTTTTACGTTCGCCGGAAGTAAACTATCTAGCAGGTCCTGACGATATTTATATTTCTCCTAGTCAGATTCGTCGTTTTGGTCTTCGTACCGGTGATACGGTAGAAGGTCAGATCAGAGCACCAAAAGCTGGAGAGCGTTATTTTGCTTTACTGAAAGTTAATAGAGTAAATTTTGAAGACCCTTCTAAAGCTTATCATCGTGTTCATTTTGATAATTTAACCCCATTATATCCTGATAAAAAATTAGGATTAGAACTTGAAAACAATAGTAAAGATACTAAGGATTTTAGTACACGGGTTATTGAACTCGTCGCACCTATGGGTAAAGGGCAGCGTGCATTAATAGTAGCACCACCTCGTACAGGTAAAACCGTATTATTACAAAATATAGCACACGCTATTACTACTAATAATCCTGAAGTATTTTTAATAGTGCTGCTAATAGATGAAAGACCTGAAGAAGTAACAGATATGCAGCGTTCGGTACGTGGTGAGGTTGTGAGCTCTACTTTTGATGAACCAGCAAGTAGGCACGTACAACTTGCAGAAATGGTTATTGAAAAAGCTAAACGTTTAGTAGAACATAAAAAAGATGTAGTAATTTTAGTAGATGCGATAACACGTCTTGCTCGTGCTTATAATACCGTAGTACCGTCATCTGGAAAAGTATTAACTGGCGGTGTTGATGCTAATGCACTACAAAGACCAAAAAGATTTTTCGGAGCAGCAAGAAATATTGAAAACGGCGGTTCACTTACTATAATCGGTACAGCTCTAATTGAAACCGGTTCTCGTATGGATGAGGTAATTTTTGAAGAGTTTAAAGGTACAGGTAATTCCGAGATAGTTCTAGATCGTAAGATTGCCGATAAGCGTATTTATCCGGCAATTGATATAACTAGATCAGGAACTAGAAAAGAAGATTTACTAGTAGATAAAATAATATTAAATAAAATGTGGGTTCTTCGTCGTATTATCGATCCAATGGGTAGCAGTGAAGCAATAGAATTTTTACTCAAAAAACTTGAAAACACTAAAACTAACGGTGAGTTTTTTGAGATGATGAAGAGCCCAGAGCGTCCTAAGAATGGTTTATAA
- a CDS encoding class I SAM-dependent methyltransferase: MHNTKKTKNTTISKDLAEVQEHYQDYPYPFRDPNQEKERLLVICGEFLGELNHFLYKGKENFNNNFRCLIAGGGTGDSTIYLAEQLKDKNAEIIYLDFSKPSMEVAQKRAEVRGLKNIQWINDSILNIPNLKLGKFDYINCTGVLHHLVNPDAGLKNLKDSLKPTGGMGLMVYAKYGRTGVYQIQDLMKMINKDTKSRVEEVMNGKLILDNLPATNWYKRGCELFSDYQNFGDVGVYDMFLHKQDRAYSVPELYEFVEKAGLNFVDYLDPLEKILLRPENYIKDFSLLQKVKKMDKVTREAISEILTGNIIKHSFYVSNQKDSVASLDDLDNTPYFYNIANFAKQIYEHLEANPSTINGAINFTINNGVLNNVNISMSIFRSTKYIFKYIAEEKSLREIFDAVRSELNQEISNEALLNEVKNVFTPLLNTNLLLLKSKDL, from the coding sequence ATGCACAATACAAAGAAAACAAAAAATACTACAATTTCTAAAGATTTAGCAGAAGTACAAGAACATTATCAAGATTATCCATATCCGTTTAGGGATCCTAATCAAGAAAAAGAACGTTTACTTGTTATTTGCGGTGAATTTCTAGGAGAATTGAACCATTTTCTATATAAAGGAAAAGAAAATTTTAATAATAATTTTAGATGCTTAATAGCCGGCGGCGGCACAGGTGATTCAACTATTTACCTTGCTGAGCAGTTAAAAGATAAGAATGCCGAAATAATATATCTAGATTTTAGTAAACCTAGTATGGAAGTAGCACAAAAACGTGCAGAAGTACGAGGTCTTAAAAATATTCAATGGATTAATGATTCCATACTAAATATACCTAATCTAAAACTTGGCAAATTTGATTATATAAATTGTACCGGCGTACTTCATCATTTAGTAAATCCTGATGCAGGTTTAAAAAATCTAAAAGACTCTTTAAAGCCAACCGGTGGTATGGGTTTAATGGTGTATGCTAAATACGGACGTACTGGTGTTTATCAAATTCAGGATTTAATGAAAATGATAAATAAAGATACTAAAAGCCGTGTCGAAGAAGTAATGAATGGGAAATTAATTCTAGATAACCTGCCTGCTACTAACTGGTATAAAAGAGGTTGTGAGTTATTTTCTGATTACCAAAATTTCGGTGACGTTGGAGTTTATGATATGTTCCTGCATAAGCAGGATAGAGCATATTCCGTTCCTGAGTTATATGAATTCGTAGAAAAAGCAGGCTTAAATTTTGTTGATTATCTTGATCCTTTGGAGAAAATTTTATTAAGACCGGAAAATTACATAAAAGATTTTTCACTTCTACAAAAAGTTAAAAAGATGGATAAAGTAACTAGGGAAGCAATTTCTGAAATACTTACCGGCAATATTATTAAACATTCATTTTACGTATCAAACCAAAAAGATAGTGTAGCCTCGCTTGATGACCTTGATAATACACCTTATTTTTACAATATTGCTAATTTTGCTAAACAAATTTATGAACATTTAGAAGCAAATCCTTCAACAATAAATGGTGCTATTAATTTTACTATTAATAACGGAGTGTTAAATAATGTTAATATCTCAATGTCAATATTTAGAAGTACTAAATATATTTTCAAATATATAGCAGAAGAGAAAAGTTTAAGAGAAATATTTGATGCAGTACGTAGTGAATTAAATCAAGAAATAAGCAATGAAGCATTATTAAACGAAGTTAAAAATGTATTCACTCCACTACTTAATACAAATTTGTTATTGTTAAAATCAAAGGATTTGTAA